The following proteins come from a genomic window of Streptomyces sp. GS7:
- the trpS gene encoding tryptophan--tRNA ligase, with protein MNTTHQPPGPDAAASDPSTDTLGTSAAQARNAVLEELILKDPGQFRVLTGDRPTGRLHLGHYFGTLHNRVRLQDLGVELFVIIADYQVLTDRDVADDLTGHVEELVLDHLAIGVDPARSTIFTHSAVPALNQLMLPFLSLVSVAELNRNPTVKDEIAHSRQSAVSGLMFTYPVHQAADILFCKANLVPVGQDQLPHLELTRTIARRFNDRYGNGSAVFRQPDALLSNAPLLLGTDGTKMSKSRGNAIPLAAGADETARLVKGARTDSERHITYDPATRPEVSSLLLLAALCLDRTPQQVAADIGSAGAAALKRTVTEAVNEYLAPIRARRTEYAQDRTFLRRTLREGNERARAAADATLAEVRAAMNSHY; from the coding sequence GTGAACACCACCCACCAGCCCCCCGGCCCCGACGCCGCTGCCTCGGATCCCTCCACCGACACACTCGGGACGTCTGCCGCGCAGGCCCGCAATGCGGTGTTGGAAGAGCTGATCCTCAAGGACCCCGGCCAGTTCCGTGTGCTGACCGGCGACCGCCCCACCGGCCGTCTGCACCTGGGGCACTACTTCGGCACCCTGCACAACCGGGTACGTCTGCAGGACCTCGGAGTGGAGTTGTTCGTGATCATCGCGGACTACCAGGTCCTGACCGACCGCGATGTAGCGGACGACCTGACCGGGCACGTCGAGGAACTGGTACTGGACCACCTCGCCATCGGCGTGGACCCGGCGCGCAGCACGATCTTCACGCACAGCGCCGTCCCGGCCCTCAACCAGCTGATGCTGCCCTTCCTCAGCCTCGTCTCCGTCGCCGAACTCAACCGCAACCCCACGGTCAAGGACGAAATCGCCCACTCGCGCCAGTCCGCCGTCAGCGGCCTGATGTTCACCTACCCCGTCCACCAGGCCGCGGACATCCTCTTCTGCAAGGCCAACCTGGTCCCGGTCGGCCAGGACCAGCTCCCCCACCTCGAACTCACCCGCACCATCGCCCGCCGCTTCAACGACCGTTACGGCAACGGCAGTGCCGTCTTCCGGCAGCCCGATGCCCTGCTGTCGAACGCACCACTGCTGCTCGGCACGGACGGCACCAAGATGAGCAAGAGCCGAGGCAACGCCATCCCCCTGGCCGCCGGTGCCGACGAGACCGCCCGCCTGGTCAAGGGGGCCAGGACCGACTCGGAACGGCACATCACCTACGACCCGGCCACTCGCCCCGAGGTGTCCTCCCTGCTCCTGCTCGCGGCCCTCTGCCTGGACCGCACCCCCCAGCAGGTGGCCGCCGACATCGGCTCTGCGGGAGCCGCCGCGCTCAAGAGGACCGTGACCGAGGCGGTCAACGAGTACCTGGCTCCGATCCGAGCCCGCCGAACCGAGTACGCGCAGGACCGCACCTTCCTCCGCCGGACACTGCGCGAGGGCAACGAGCGCGCCAGAGCGGCGGCCGATGCCACTCTCGCCGAGGTGCGTGCCGCCATGAACAGCCACTACTGA
- a CDS encoding DJ-1/PfpI family protein, translated as MPEILLIAGDATEDLEFFYPYQRLLEEGYEPRIAAPSRKKLQFVVHDFVDDFDTYVERQGHSWPADLALSEVDPAAYAALVLPGGRAPEYLRQDPDFRRVVTHFFDADKPVAHICHAAIALAPLGVLKGRRTSAYPACAPEVQLGGGVFVDGPAVVDGKVVSARAWNDQPEWMRAFVEILREYAPAGKPAQG; from the coding sequence ATGCCCGAGATCCTGCTCATCGCCGGCGACGCCACCGAGGACCTGGAGTTCTTCTACCCGTACCAGCGGCTGCTGGAGGAGGGCTACGAGCCGCGGATCGCCGCCCCCTCTCGCAAGAAGCTGCAGTTCGTCGTGCACGACTTCGTCGACGACTTCGACACCTACGTCGAGCGCCAGGGCCACTCCTGGCCGGCCGATCTCGCGCTGTCCGAGGTCGACCCGGCGGCGTACGCGGCCCTTGTCCTCCCCGGTGGCCGGGCGCCCGAATACCTTCGGCAGGATCCCGACTTCCGGCGCGTCGTCACGCACTTCTTCGACGCGGACAAGCCGGTGGCGCACATCTGCCACGCGGCCATCGCGCTGGCCCCGCTCGGTGTGCTGAAGGGCCGCCGCACCTCCGCCTACCCCGCCTGTGCGCCGGAGGTGCAACTGGGCGGCGGTGTCTTCGTGGACGGCCCGGCGGTGGTGGACGGCAAGGTCGTCTCGGCCCGCGCCTGGAACGACCAGCCGGAGTGGATGCGGGCGTTCGTGGAGATCCTGCGGGAGTACGCACCGGCGGGGAAGCCCGCACAGGGCTGA
- a CDS encoding class I SAM-dependent methyltransferase: MDFSAGEEQWRARLGTLRQVVRQEVVSRQLVAHLPDLPPRRVLDVGCGQGTQALGLARRGHRVTGLDASPRLLDDFRAAVAAEPVEVRDRVRLLQGDAEQLAGMFAPSSFEVVLCQGLLMYLPHPGPLLDAVGQVLAPGGILSLLVRNGDALAMRPGLLGDWENVERAFEGDSYLNRIGVHARADRLEDLTAALARREMRVRQWYGVRVFTDTVASDAPLPDAETLGAILRAEERAGRTDPYRRVAALLHLIAERR; this comes from the coding sequence GTGGACTTCTCGGCGGGGGAGGAGCAGTGGCGGGCTCGTCTGGGGACGTTGCGGCAGGTCGTGCGCCAGGAGGTGGTGTCGCGGCAGCTGGTGGCCCACCTGCCGGACCTGCCACCCCGACGGGTGCTGGATGTGGGTTGCGGTCAGGGCACACAGGCTCTGGGCTTGGCCCGACGAGGACACCGGGTCACCGGACTGGACGCATCGCCCCGGCTGCTCGACGACTTTCGCGCCGCGGTGGCCGCGGAGCCGGTGGAGGTCCGCGACCGGGTGCGGCTGCTCCAAGGCGACGCCGAACAGCTGGCGGGGATGTTCGCGCCGTCGAGTTTTGAAGTGGTGTTGTGTCAGGGCCTGTTGATGTATCTTCCGCACCCCGGTCCACTACTGGACGCCGTCGGGCAGGTGCTGGCGCCCGGCGGAATCCTCTCCCTGCTCGTACGGAACGGCGATGCCCTTGCGATGCGCCCTGGGCTGCTGGGCGACTGGGAGAACGTCGAGAGGGCTTTCGAGGGGGACTCCTATCTCAACCGGATCGGTGTGCATGCCCGCGCCGATCGTCTGGAGGACCTTACGGCGGCGTTGGCCCGGCGTGAGATGCGCGTGCGCCAGTGGTACGGGGTTCGGGTGTTCACCGACACCGTCGCGTCGGATGCGCCGCTGCCGGACGCGGAGACGCTCGGTGCCATTCTCCGCGCCGAGGAACGTGCCGGGCGCACCGACCCCTATCGGCGGGTGGCGGCCCTGCTTCATTTGATCGCTGAGCGCCGGTAG